A stretch of DNA from Excalfactoria chinensis isolate bCotChi1 chromosome 6, bCotChi1.hap2, whole genome shotgun sequence:
gggcGTGCCCGCCCGCTGTCACCGGGCAGGAGAGACGCCGCGGACGTGCCCCGCGCTGCCATTGGCTGGCGCCACGAGGAGGGGGCGTGGCGGTTCGCGCCGATTCTATATAAAGGGACGGTCCTGCGGGTGGCGGGTCAGAGCGAGAgcgcggcggggcgcggggTCGGCGTGATGCCCGGGCTGTGGGAGCGGCTGGCGGGCGGAGAGCGGGGCAGCCTGGAGAGCTCCGACTGCGAGTCGTTGGGCAGCGCCTCCGGCTCGGAGGGAGGTGAGCGGGGGACGGAGAGCTGCGGGAAGGGGGAGGATGGCCGCGGGGTGGGGGGGCCGGGCGTTACGCGGAGGGGAAACGGCACCCCGAGCCGCCGCGCTGAGCCGTCTTCTTCCCGCAGAGCCCGAGCAGATCTCCCTGCCGgacctggagctgctgcacGACCCCGAGGACGAGCTGCTGAGCGCCCggctgctggagctggtgcAGGCCGCGCTGGGCAGCGCCCCGCTGGGCTCCCGCCGCCGCTCGCGTCTCCTGATGCCGGCCCAGCTCGCCGCCCAGCTGCGGAGCGAGCTGCTGCGCCTGGCCTGCAGCGAGCCCTGCGGGCTGCGGGGAGCCCTCCTCGACCTCTGCGTGGAGCACGGCAAGGCCTGCCACGACGTGGGGCGCATCGCCGCCGACCCCGCCGTGGTGCCCACCTTCCAGCTGACCCTGGTGCTGCGGCTGGACTCCCGCCTCTGGCCCAAGATCCAGGGGCTCCTCGCCTCGGCGCCGGCGCTCAGCCCGGCCTTCGGCCAGTCCATGAAGCTCAGCACGGGCTTCAGGGTGATGAAGAAGAAGCTGTACAGCTCGGAGCAGCTGCTGGTCGAGGAGTGCTGACGGGACGGTGCCGCCGGTCTGCAAAGCGAAGCGGCCCGCGGTGCCCGCTGCAGCGGGGAGACCCGGGGTGTCGGCGTGGCCCTGCCGGCAGCCCCTGCGCTCCGTGCGCCCGTCAGGAGGGTGGTGGCCGTGCCCCTGCGCTGGGCAGCGGGGCTGCTGCGGGGCGGGCGGCCTCCTGCTGATCCATTCTTGTTTTTGTAACGATGATTGTAATCAATGGGCTTTCTGGGGGAGGGAgcgtgtgtgtgagtgtgtttGTGGGAGTGAGCGAGGCTGAGCTGAGCCCGCATCACAAGAAACCCCACTGCTGACATCTGGCAGCTGCATCCTGGGTCCCGGTGTGGCAGCGGGGATCCAAAATGGTGTGTGTCTTTGTCACGGGGAGAAGCCCGGTGTGTGAGTGGCACGGGGATGGAGGGCGGGACCCCTCCTCGTTACAGCCCGTGTGCTTCATTGATTACAGTTACACTCATACACTTGATGTTCAAGTGCAAGACTTCCTATGCAATTGTGTcgttttttttacttttctaatAAAACCTGACTCGTTGATGCCTGGCTCTGTCTGTCCGTGCTGTGGGCTTTGGGATGATGCAAGCAGCTCCTGGATGGGCAGCGATCACCCTAGTGCCCCACATCCTGTGGGGGCCGTGGGATAgtgggagggggtgggaattGCAGCACACCTCAGTGTGGGGCACGGGGCTGTGACTCAGGCAGGGCTGACTCAGCCCCTGAGCCACCCAGGTGCACCACAGCCATGGGGAAGCGTCCCGGCTTTgggtgagcagcaggagagtctggtattggggggggggggggggagacaCTGTGTGTCGACTCACCCAGGCAGTGCCCTCTTCCACACGTGCTCCGGAGCCTGCTTTGCATCCACACCAACGAGTGCAATTACAGCAGCCTGCAATTAGCAGTTAGAGCAGCTCAGAAAAAAGGCTTTCACTAAAGTGTAATTAAGGCAGGCACGCCGGGTCAGGCGTGAGGTGTGGAGGATAAAACCAGGctgcagaaaaaataatccaGCCAACTTGTTTCTATTAGAATGCAAGTTTGTTCTGGCTCAGGTttctgccctgtgtttctttttacttcagATACTGAGTGATGAAAAAACACACCCAGAAAAGTTACTTCTGACAAAGCCAGCCCTCAGCAGAGCACTGGGGGGTCGCACTGCACACACCTTGTTGCAGCTGTGCATCCTATTCCTCACGTGTCCTGTCCCTAATGTGCTGAGGATCAGGACATTTCCCCAGGGCTGATGCTGTGGATCatcccccaccccacacacaGGGCATCTCTGTTTCGGGGCCTGGCCAAGAGCCATCCCTGTATGCAGCCCAGTGTCAGCACTGGTCACAGAACCAGAGAACTGGAGCACAGCGCTGTGGTGAAGCCATGGTGAGCTGCACAGCTGGTGGCACCCGTGTCACAGGGCAGGAAAGGCACGTTGCCccgggcagcagcactgagtgccGTCGTGCTGACAGCAGCCATACCCTCATCCCAGCAGCTTTAAATGCATCATGTCTCACAgctatatttatatacacatttCATGAAGCCTTATAGGCATGCGGGGGGAATGCTGCCCACCGTGCCCCGCTGCGGCCCCAGCTTCCCCCTGACCTCACAAGGGACTTGGTGTCACTTTCTAAAGCTGTAATCACAATCGAGGGCTTTGCAGAGACCCCCCAGAAAAAACCTGCAAACAACAGTGAAACAGAACCCCTCTGCACCAGGTCCCCGCATCACACAGATGCCCTGCGGCAGCCTCAGACACCCAGCTCAAATCCAGCCTCGGGAGCAGCTCCTATTTATAGTGAGCTGCCCTTTCTGTGACAGAACCCAGGCTGGATGCACATCAAGGTCCCCAGGGGGCAACACGAGGCTTCTGGCAGCTCCCAGAAGGTGCCAGAATCCTTCCTTTAGCCTCCCCACGCGGATACGGGCTGCTCAGCGCCCCTGGGGACACCCAGCGCTGCGATACCTGGGGCTCTCCCTGCTGCACCGCTCCGGGGCATCATTTCATGGACATCTGaaacaggcagcagagcaattgagagaaattatttttaggGCGAAGGAACCGCTGGGTGGGGAAGGAGCTCAtgggcagccccagctgctcaCACCAATAAAGCAAATCAAAGAGACCCCACTCCTAGGGAGCTCTGTCTGTCTGGGTTGCTGTAGGACCAGGTGCACCAGGGCAGACCCCATCTGAGCCCAAACTgggagctcccagcagctggcagccacCTCTGGTTTACAGCAGGTCGGGAGTGAGACTGCACATTGGGATAtgaagttattattttaattggtCACGCGAAATCGGCTTTTAGCAATCTATTAGCAGCCATTAGCAATAATCCCATCTTAAATAGCACCAGTTTGTTCCTCCAGGTGGACCCGGGGCGCTGCTGGGATGGCTTTTCCCACGTGCCCCAGGGCAAGGcttgggagcagagctgcacctCGCCTTTGCTTTCTCCGAGACCTTGGGAGCTCGAAAGCCCTCACTCCCCCTGCAGGAGCGCAGAGGTAGAGAGCAATGGTGGGAGGAGAATAAAGCGCACCCCCCCAAAACCAGCTCAAACTCGGACCGAGGGAAAGGAGCAGCTAGAAATGCAGCGCTGGGGTGAAAACTGCTGCCATTTCACACCAGGACCTGCACAACACCACCGCAGCTGAAGCCTTTCACGTTACAAACGTTTATTTATAGATGTACAATTTCATCATTAATTCTAAATCAAGAAATACGGCTCCTGTGAATACCCGTTGGGCTCTATGCTGTCTGGCTCCTATTATCCGTGGGGAACTACTTGAGAAATCACGAGGCTCAGGCAGGCAGGCCCTGGGCAAGGAatgctgtgctgggagatggTCAGCACCTCTTGCAAACGCCATCTCTCTCCACAGCCGACAGCTCCCACCACAGGGACCTCCGCTGCCAACTGCCCTGTACCACTACTAAGCTATTCCCACGTCACACTCCACCAAATTCCTTCTGAAGATGGAgatatcattaaaaaataataatcgTCTCTTAAAATCAAGTCCAAGCCATGGTAGCTGCGGGATATAAGGCTTACAGTTAACAGGAGGGCTgatattttgcaaaataaataactggCCCAAGACAGAGCACGTGGATCTCCAACACCAAAGACCTCAGCCCGCGTTGCTGCTCACTCCCATTCCAGCCCAGCCACCCTGCACCACCCACCCGAGCAACCCCCAGCTGCCGGGGCAGCTCTCACAGGGAACGGGGCAGCTCTCACAGGGAACGCCTTCAGGACAAATGAACTGCAGGGTACAAAGAAAGATCCAGTTTGTCCCAGTGACACAACTCCGCTCATTTCACTTTTACCTCTCACACTCGCGCGGTGGGAACggcagcctggagctgctctAAGCCGGGCCCTGCCTGGCCGAGCAGGTGAGCCCCGGCACGCAGCTCTCGCAGCAATGGGGTCTGAGGAGCTCAGCAGCCGCTGATCTCAGCCCGCAGAGCTTCTTTCAACAGAAGCGATGCAACGCTCCGTTCCCTACCAGCTGCCCTAAGGCCACGGCTGTGCCACAGAACGGAGCGCTGCTGGGTGAGGAATCCCAAGTGCAGGACTGACAAATTCCCCAAGGGATGCGGCTGGCaaacagccctgctcactgaaCCAGCGCCGCACAATGACTACGAGGCcgaaaaaagaaaagggaaaaaaaagttacgACTAAAGCAAGAACTGATGAGCAAAAAGCATCCAGGACGATCCTTTCCTCTGGCCAACGCGTGGCTCCAGCACTCGGTTGACCCGCGGTTGCTTTTACCAACGTTGCAAAACCAAATTGCAAATCTGGGCAGTTTCATTAatggtttttttcccccgtgGATTCGGAAATGCTTCTCCGGCAGGCAGACATCGAGCTCCCCGGCCACGGGTTGCTGCTGTCCTCAGGAAAGCGAAGCGCAACCACCGCCACGTGACTGCTGCCTCGTGCCACACACCCAGCgcagcccttctgctgctccGTTCACCAAACCGGGcgcaaagcaaaataatttaatcATCCAACCCCTGCATAGTTTAAAAGTACAACGTATATACAGCTATAAATTAATTCTAAATAgattatattttctctttttttcttctctttaaaagtTTTCCTTATCACCCAATTGTCCGATTTCTCTCTCCAGCGCAGCCCATGAGGGTCTCCTTTCGCCAACCAGGCCGTCACACGGCggtgctgctggaagggaaTGAGGACGATGGCCTCTAGTCCTGTCCTAACTGCCACCTGGGACGTCCACCGGCGAAGACgggcagagagaagaaagagggcGGTTGTGCGTTGCTAATCTCAATTCCATTTTAATATAAGGGTTCATTCTTTAAATATAAAGTCTGTCACCTCGGCTCAGTGCACTTCACCAAAAGTCTTCAGGCATGTCAAGGGTCTGGGAACGAGAGCGGTAACGGTGTCAGTCCCTGGCACAGTGCCCCTCTGTGGCCCACCCGTCCCTGCACCGCAGCaggctgctcctcctgccctgccctgccacCCACATGGCTGCTCTGCTCCGGCACCGTGGGCACGCAGACACTGCCTCTCTCCTGGTTTTTAGCACCAGCCTGCCCTGACATGAGAGGCGCAAGGGAAAACAAGAGTGGGTGTACCAAGAAAACCAGAGCCAGAGTACACCAGGAAAGGCCAAGCACAACCCTGAAGATTTGCTTTAAGATGTGCTCCATTagccaaggaaaataaagcaaaagtcCACTGCTGAACCTCCTTACTGGTGTTAGGAACTCCAACAGCCAGGTGTCCAGCATCAAGCCACAGTGGTGTCCCTGCAACTAA
This window harbors:
- the DDIT4 gene encoding DNA damage-inducible transcript 4 protein, which produces MPGLWERLAGGERGSLESSDCESLGSASGSEGEPEQISLPDLELLHDPEDELLSARLLELVQAALGSAPLGSRRRSRLLMPAQLAAQLRSELLRLACSEPCGLRGALLDLCVEHGKACHDVGRIAADPAVVPTFQLTLVLRLDSRLWPKIQGLLASAPALSPAFGQSMKLSTGFRVMKKKLYSSEQLLVEEC